Proteins encoded together in one Impatiens glandulifera chromosome 1, dImpGla2.1, whole genome shotgun sequence window:
- the LOC124920234 gene encoding U-box domain-containing protein 5-like, producing the protein MSIPSSAAELALTSDSILQRCKKSRNALEQCLFQIQNSVPVILAAEISGIISDLSRITFIFDSSEEAAGKIIRTFLQQSTSNEKSASCFNELAFL; encoded by the exons GCATTAACTAGTGATTCGATACTACAAAGATGTAAAAAATCGAGAAATGCACTGGAACAGTGTTTGTTCCAGATTCAAAATTCAGTTCCTGTAATATTAGCTGCTGAG ATATCTGGCATAATATCTGATCTCAGTCGTATTACTTTCATCTTCGATTCATCTGAAGAAGCGGCTGGGAAAATCATCCGGACATTTCTCCAACAATCCACATCCAATGAAAAGTCTGCTTCTTGTTTCAATGAGCTTGCATTTCTATAA
- the LOC124916235 gene encoding ribosome production factor 2 homolog encodes MTDIKTPKTVRGRREVEKRAPKLEENGKKTLILHGTKTSQVINSLLTDIYHLKKGNAIKYSRKNDNIRPFEIGGETSLAFFSLKTDCSLIVFGSHSKKRPNNLVIGRTYDHQIYDLVEVGIENFKSMDSFSYDRKIAPKTGSKPFFAFIGEGFDNVEELKHLKEVLLDLFRGEVVTNLNLAGLDRVYLCTAVSPNKVFMTHCALRLKKSGSIVPRMELVEVGPSMDFVMRRNRFPDEGLRKEAMKKASEVKKKKKVKNVTGDAIQGKFGKIYVPDQKVGEKALPYKPKGVKRERKEAKDGSKNKKIKFDTSDD; translated from the exons ATGACGGATATAAAAACCCCGAAAACTGTAAGAGGCAGGCGAGAGGTTGAGAAACGTGCTCCAAAACTT GAGGAAAATGGAAAGAAAACTTTGATTCTACATGGAACGAAAACAAGCCAAGTTATTAATTCCTTGTTGACTGATATTTATCATCTTAAGAAAGGCAATGCGATTAAATACTCAAGGAAGAATGATAACATCAGACCATTTGAGATTGGTGGTGAAACTTCTTTGGCGTTTTTCTCTCTGAAAACTGACTGCAGTCTTATTGTG TTTGGTTCACACTCTAAGAAGCGACCCAACAATCTCGTCATAGGACGTACATATGATCACCAAATATACGATCTTGTTGAAGTTGGGATCGAGAATTTCAAAAGTATGGATTCGTTCTCATACGATAGGAAAATAGCTCCAAAGACTGGTTCAAAACCGTTCTTTGCTTTCATCGGAGAAGGATTTGATAATGTGGAAGAACTAAAACATTTGAAGGAGGTTTTGCTTGATCTTTTCCGAGGAGAG GTTGTGACAAACTTGAATCTTGCTGGATTAGACCGTGTTTACTTATGTACTGCTGTGTCTCCAAACAAAGTATTCATGACTCACTGTGCACTTAGGTTAAAAAAGTCTGGCAGCATTGTCCCGAGAATGGAACTTGTGGAAGTTGGGCCTTCAATGGATTTTGTTATGAGGCGAAACCGTTTTCCTGATGAAGGTTTAAGGAAAGAAGCAATGAAGAAAGCTTCTGaagtaaagaagaagaagaag GTGAAGAATGTGACCGGTGATGCAATTCAAGGGAAGTTTGGAAAGATTTATGTTCCTGATCAAAAG GTTGGAGAGAAAGCTTTACCATATAAACCTAAAGGAGTCAAGCGGGAGCGCAAGGAAGCTAAAGATGGGTCTAAGAATAAGAAGATTAAATTTGACACATCTGATGACTAA